A genomic stretch from Streptomyces sp. QL37 includes:
- a CDS encoding alpha/beta hydrolase, with protein MPIFSTYDGTGLAYHLVGEGEPLICLPGGPMRAARYFGDLGGLSRVRQLVLLDLRGTGDSAVPDDPSTYRIDRLVEDVEALRAHLGLEQADVLGHSASGELAALYAAKYPRRLRSLTLVTPGTGTLGLPATDQDRRDAAALRAHEPWYAEARAALDEIQAGRATPEAWAGIRPFMYGRWDAAAQAHAAESPAQRNALAGSHYYPEGGLDADAAVAVLRELPVPVLVLAGEYDGGPSPDRAAELAALFPHSEFVVQRGAGHFPWMDDPGAFVRTVTAFLDPEVSSVQAGGIRLAYRTWGDPSAPPVVLAHGRGGSSLGWSGIAEQLAARHRVYALDFRGHGLSDWTGRYSFEFFRDDLHAFLEARNLSGATVIGHSMGGAAALLLAERHPELVGALVVEDAPPLLPLDPPRAPAERPPGELGFDWQVVPSIDAQLNAPDPAARECLGEITAPALVVGGARSHVDQGQLAWMAEQIPRGRFVSVDAGHLVHTDNPQAFLDALRSFGVG; from the coding sequence ATGCCGATCTTCAGCACGTACGACGGAACCGGTCTCGCCTACCACCTGGTGGGCGAGGGCGAACCGCTGATCTGCCTGCCGGGCGGCCCCATGCGGGCCGCCCGCTACTTCGGTGACCTCGGCGGCCTGTCCCGAGTGCGGCAGCTGGTGCTGCTGGATCTGCGGGGCACCGGTGACTCCGCCGTCCCGGATGATCCGTCGACCTACCGGATCGACCGTCTCGTCGAGGACGTCGAGGCGCTCCGCGCGCACCTCGGGCTGGAACAGGCCGATGTGCTGGGCCACTCCGCCTCCGGTGAACTCGCCGCGCTCTACGCCGCGAAGTACCCCCGGCGACTGCGCTCCCTCACCCTCGTCACACCCGGGACGGGCACCCTGGGCCTTCCCGCCACCGACCAGGACCGGCGCGATGCCGCAGCGCTGCGTGCCCACGAGCCCTGGTACGCCGAGGCAAGGGCCGCTCTGGACGAGATCCAGGCCGGACGCGCCACACCCGAGGCCTGGGCGGGGATCCGGCCGTTCATGTACGGGCGCTGGGACGCCGCCGCCCAGGCCCACGCCGCCGAATCCCCCGCCCAGCGGAACGCCCTGGCCGGGTCGCACTACTACCCGGAAGGCGGCCTCGACGCCGACGCCGCGGTCGCCGTGCTCCGTGAGCTGCCGGTGCCCGTGCTCGTCCTCGCGGGGGAGTACGACGGAGGCCCCAGCCCCGACCGCGCGGCGGAACTCGCCGCGCTCTTCCCCCACTCGGAGTTCGTCGTCCAGCGGGGTGCCGGCCACTTCCCGTGGATGGACGACCCCGGTGCCTTCGTCCGCACCGTCACGGCCTTCCTGGACCCCGAGGTCAGCAGTGTGCAGGCGGGCGGGATCCGGCTGGCGTACCGCACCTGGGGCGATCCCTCGGCCCCGCCCGTCGTCCTCGCCCACGGGCGGGGCGGGAGCAGCCTGGGCTGGTCGGGCATCGCCGAACAGCTCGCGGCCCGCCACCGGGTGTACGCCCTCGACTTCCGGGGCCACGGCCTCAGTGACTGGACGGGCCGCTACTCCTTCGAATTCTTCCGTGACGACCTGCACGCCTTCCTGGAGGCCCGCAATCTCTCCGGCGCCACGGTGATCGGGCACTCGATGGGCGGAGCGGCAGCACTGCTGCTGGCCGAGCGGCACCCGGAACTGGTCGGGGCTCTGGTCGTCGAGGACGCCCCGCCCCTGCTCCCGCTCGACCCGCCCCGCGCTCCGGCCGAACGACCGCCGGGCGAGCTCGGCTTCGACTGGCAGGTCGTGCCGTCCATCGACGCCCAGCTGAACGCCCCGGACCCGGCCGCACGGGAGTGCCTGGGCGAGATCACCGCCCCGGCACTCGTCGTCGGAGGTGCCCGCAGCCATGTCGACCAGGGGCAACTGGCCTGGATGGCAGAGCAGATACCAAGGGGACGGTTCGTCTCCGTCGACGCCGGCCACCTCGTACACACCGACAACCCACAGGCGTTCCTCGATGCCCTGAGGTCGTTCGGCGTCGGCTGA
- a CDS encoding FAD-dependent monooxygenase, with protein MNENVDLRVPVLIVGGSLVGLSASLFLSRLGVRHLLVEKHSSTSTHPRGRGNNVRTMEVFRTAGAEQLIRDAASVLADNHGILQAGSLTGDDQEWLFKEIDPGGGIARFSPSGWCLCSQNDLEPVLVSHARAQGSELRFSTELLSFEQDADGVTAVVKDRETGEHTTVRADYLVAADGPRSPIREQLGIGRTGPGDLFHNVSITFRSRRLASVVGDRRFIVCYLTTPGADGALLPVDNEEQWVFHAPWQPDRGETLEDFTDERCAEHIRRAVGAPDLDVEITGKAPWHAAERVAERYGAGRVFLAGDSAHEMSPTGAFGSNTGIQDAHNLAWKLAAVLDEAAGPGLLQTYEAERLPVAQATSARASARSGEHSHPGYAGSPGPGGGGRKGGMLTVALGYRYVRGAVLDVDPGLPVVPEGMGLTGEPGTRAPHLWLGRAGGRVSTLDLYEKSFVLLCDARYPDWRTAAEQVAKRLSVPLEAFGIGATPDADLRPEDGTDWAAAHGTSAEGAVLVRPDGFVAWRSHGAAADPEATLYEVMVTLLHRG; from the coding sequence ATGAACGAGAACGTCGACCTCCGCGTACCGGTCCTCATCGTGGGCGGCTCCCTGGTGGGACTGTCCGCCTCCCTCTTCCTGAGCCGGCTCGGCGTCCGCCACCTGCTGGTGGAGAAGCACAGCAGCACCTCGACGCACCCGCGAGGGCGGGGGAACAACGTGCGGACGATGGAGGTGTTCCGGACCGCGGGGGCGGAACAGCTGATCCGGGACGCCGCATCCGTGCTGGCGGACAATCACGGAATCCTTCAGGCCGGGTCCCTCACCGGCGACGACCAGGAGTGGCTGTTCAAGGAGATCGACCCGGGCGGCGGTATCGCCAGGTTCAGCCCGAGCGGCTGGTGCCTGTGCAGCCAGAACGACCTCGAACCGGTGCTCGTCTCCCATGCCCGGGCGCAGGGCAGCGAGCTGCGGTTCTCCACCGAGCTGCTCAGCTTCGAGCAGGACGCGGACGGGGTCACCGCCGTGGTCAAGGACCGGGAGACCGGGGAGCACACCACGGTGCGCGCCGACTATCTCGTCGCGGCCGACGGGCCCCGCAGTCCGATCCGGGAGCAGCTGGGCATCGGCCGGACGGGACCGGGGGACCTCTTCCACAATGTGAGCATCACGTTCCGCTCGCGGCGGCTCGCTTCCGTGGTGGGTGACCGGCGCTTCATCGTCTGCTACCTGACCACGCCGGGCGCGGACGGGGCGCTGCTGCCCGTGGACAACGAGGAGCAGTGGGTGTTCCACGCGCCGTGGCAGCCCGACCGGGGCGAGACACTGGAGGACTTCACCGACGAGCGGTGCGCGGAGCACATCCGCAGGGCGGTCGGTGCGCCGGACCTGGACGTCGAGATCACGGGCAAGGCGCCGTGGCACGCGGCCGAGCGGGTCGCCGAGCGGTACGGTGCCGGCCGGGTCTTCCTGGCCGGCGATTCGGCGCACGAGATGTCCCCCACCGGTGCGTTCGGCTCCAACACCGGCATCCAGGACGCGCACAACCTGGCGTGGAAGCTGGCCGCCGTGCTCGACGAGGCGGCGGGACCGGGGCTTCTCCAGACGTACGAAGCGGAGCGACTGCCCGTGGCGCAGGCCACGAGTGCGCGTGCGTCGGCCCGTTCGGGAGAGCACAGCCACCCGGGGTACGCCGGATCACCCGGCCCGGGTGGTGGCGGCCGTAAGGGCGGCATGCTCACGGTCGCACTCGGCTACCGCTATGTGCGCGGCGCCGTCCTGGACGTCGACCCCGGACTTCCGGTGGTGCCCGAAGGCATGGGCCTGACGGGTGAACCCGGCACCAGGGCACCACACCTGTGGCTCGGGCGAGCGGGCGGGCGCGTATCGACGCTGGACCTGTACGAGAAGTCGTTCGTGCTGCTGTGCGATGCCCGGTATCCGGACTGGCGTACGGCGGCGGAGCAGGTGGCCAAGCGCCTGTCGGTCCCGCTGGAGGCCTTCGGGATCGGCGCCACCCCGGACGCCGACCTGCGGCCCGAGGACGGGACCGACTGGGCCGCCGCGCACGGCACGTCCGCCGAAGGCGCCGTTCTGGTGCGCCCCGACGGATTCGTGGCCTGGCGTTCGCACGGCGCGGCGGCTGACCCCGAGGCGACGCTGTACGAGGTCATGGTGACCCTGCTCCACCGAGGCTGA
- a CDS encoding TcmI family type II polyketide cyclase: MTTLSERISQSAFDGSRLRVILLLDLHDGAQNQFLEAYEHMRNQVASIPGHISDQLCQSIENPSQWLITSEWESAPPFLAWVNSEEHVATVQPLHSCVRDTRSLRFSVLRETGAAFEGTPESAKGRLQSAPRLGDGVVRHALTFTVKPGTEEMVAKILADYDSPQSRVDENTRLRRTSLFMHGNRVVRAVEVEGDLMAALRHVSRQPEVRAVEEAINPYLEQDRDLSDPDSARMFFTRAALPTVHHVTAGRHAPEGVQRHSLFYQAKEGCGMALARLLAGQDEEAANDASSPIESSTIFQRDDIVVRLLEVSGPLDAQPAQALGIGGHRKAAMLGRLLDGGANGMPTTDQEAARFLAQAEMNLITDRRATES, translated from the coding sequence ATGACAACCCTCTCGGAACGGATATCTCAGTCCGCCTTCGACGGTTCGAGGCTCCGGGTCATACTGCTGCTGGACCTGCACGACGGCGCCCAGAACCAGTTCCTCGAGGCGTACGAGCACATGCGCAACCAGGTGGCCTCGATCCCCGGACACATCAGCGACCAGCTGTGCCAGTCCATCGAGAACCCCTCGCAGTGGCTCATCACCAGTGAGTGGGAGAGCGCGCCGCCCTTCCTCGCCTGGGTGAACAGCGAGGAGCACGTGGCGACGGTGCAGCCCCTGCACAGCTGCGTACGCGACACACGCTCCCTTCGCTTCAGCGTGCTGCGGGAGACCGGGGCGGCGTTCGAGGGCACTCCCGAGTCCGCCAAGGGCCGCCTCCAGTCCGCGCCACGACTGGGCGACGGAGTCGTGCGCCACGCGCTCACCTTCACGGTGAAGCCGGGCACGGAGGAGATGGTCGCGAAGATCCTCGCCGACTACGACTCCCCGCAGTCCCGTGTCGACGAGAACACCCGGTTGCGCCGTACCTCGCTCTTCATGCACGGAAACCGTGTCGTGCGAGCGGTCGAGGTCGAGGGCGACCTCATGGCGGCTCTGCGCCACGTCTCCCGCCAGCCCGAGGTCAGGGCCGTCGAGGAGGCCATCAACCCGTACCTGGAGCAGGACCGCGACCTCAGCGATCCCGACTCCGCCCGGATGTTCTTCACCAGGGCCGCGCTCCCCACCGTCCACCACGTGACAGCAGGCCGGCACGCCCCCGAGGGCGTCCAGCGGCACTCGCTGTTCTACCAGGCCAAGGAAGGCTGCGGCATGGCACTGGCCCGGCTGCTCGCCGGCCAGGACGAGGAAGCGGCGAACGACGCGTCGAGCCCCATCGAGAGCAGCACCATCTTCCAGCGCGACGACATCGTGGTGCGGCTTCTCGAAGTGAGCGGCCCGCTCGACGCCCAGCCCGCACAGGCACTCGGCATCGGCGGCCACCGCAAGGCGGCCATGCTCGGCCGGCTGCTCGACGGCGGTGCGAACGGCATGCCGACGACCGACCAGGAGGCCGCGCGCTTCCTCGCGCAGGCCGAGATGAACCTGATCACGGACCGTCGGGCCACCGAGTCCTGA
- a CDS encoding cupin domain-containing protein: MTTHRPRIVDLSETQPNRRRGGDLRAMLTPTAVGATSGFMGLAIVAPGDRIGEHYHPYSEEFVYVVDGLLEVDLDGEAHPMRPDQGLLIPPHVRHRFRNVGDVEARMVFHLGPLAPRPELGHVDTEVTETADPSDGYAPPERTGAAS, encoded by the coding sequence ATGACCACCCACCGGCCTCGCATCGTGGACCTCAGCGAGACTCAGCCCAACCGCAGGCGCGGCGGCGACCTGCGCGCCATGCTCACACCCACGGCGGTGGGCGCCACCAGCGGTTTCATGGGGCTGGCCATCGTCGCCCCGGGGGACCGGATCGGCGAGCACTACCACCCGTACTCCGAGGAGTTCGTGTACGTCGTGGACGGGCTGCTCGAAGTGGACCTGGACGGCGAAGCACACCCGATGCGTCCCGATCAGGGCCTGCTGATCCCGCCGCACGTCCGTCACCGCTTCCGCAACGTGGGTGACGTGGAGGCGCGCATGGTCTTCCACCTCGGCCCGCTCGCCCCCCGGCCCGAACTCGGTCACGTGGACACCGAGGTCACGGAGACCGCGGACCCCAGTGACGGCTACGCGCCGCCAGAACGAACGGGGGCGGCCTCATGA
- a CDS encoding beta-ketoacyl-[acyl-carrier-protein] synthase family protein: MTRRVAVTGVGVVAPGGIGAPAFWDLLANGRTATRGITLFDPAEFRSRIAAECDFDPVAHGLDADLIARSDRYIQFALVAAREALGDAGLDLEKEDPWRIGVSLGTAVGGTTRLEHDYVAVSGSGARWDVDHRPAGAHLERAFAPSTLASAVAEEVGAHGPVQTVSTGCTSGLDAIGYAFHSVEEGRVDICVAGASDTPITPITVACFDAIKATSANNDDPEHASRPFDARRDGFVMGEGGAVLILEELEHARARGATVYCEISGYATFGNAYHMTGLTTEGLEMAEAINTALAHARLDGSQVDYVNAHGSGTKQNDRHETAAVKRALGAHAYKVPMSSIKSMVGHSLGAIGAIEIAACVLALKHQTVPPTANYETADPECDLDYVPRTARPLKLRSVLSVGSGFGGFQSAVAMTRTGGRTP; encoded by the coding sequence ATGACCCGGCGCGTGGCCGTCACCGGGGTCGGCGTCGTCGCACCCGGTGGCATCGGAGCCCCGGCGTTCTGGGACCTGCTCGCCAACGGCCGTACCGCGACACGCGGGATCACACTGTTCGACCCGGCGGAGTTCAGGTCGCGCATCGCCGCCGAGTGCGACTTCGATCCCGTCGCCCACGGCCTGGACGCGGACCTGATCGCCCGATCGGACCGGTACATCCAGTTCGCCCTGGTGGCGGCACGGGAGGCGCTGGGCGACGCCGGACTCGACCTCGAGAAGGAGGACCCCTGGCGTATCGGGGTCTCCCTCGGGACCGCCGTCGGCGGCACCACGCGCCTGGAGCACGACTACGTCGCGGTCAGCGGCAGCGGCGCGCGCTGGGACGTCGACCACCGGCCGGCGGGAGCCCACCTGGAGCGCGCGTTCGCGCCCAGCACCCTCGCCTCCGCGGTCGCGGAGGAGGTCGGCGCGCACGGGCCCGTACAGACGGTCTCGACCGGCTGCACCTCCGGCCTCGACGCCATCGGGTACGCCTTCCACTCCGTCGAGGAAGGCCGCGTGGACATCTGTGTCGCCGGCGCGTCCGACACACCGATCACCCCCATCACGGTGGCGTGCTTCGACGCGATCAAGGCGACCTCGGCGAACAACGACGACCCGGAGCACGCCTCCAGGCCGTTCGACGCCCGCAGGGACGGATTCGTCATGGGCGAGGGCGGCGCCGTCCTCATCCTCGAGGAACTGGAGCACGCCCGCGCCCGCGGCGCGACCGTCTACTGCGAGATATCGGGCTACGCCACATTCGGCAACGCCTACCACATGACCGGGCTGACCACCGAGGGCCTGGAGATGGCCGAGGCCATCAACACCGCCCTCGCGCACGCCCGGCTCGACGGATCGCAGGTCGACTACGTCAACGCGCACGGTTCGGGCACCAAGCAGAACGACCGGCACGAGACGGCAGCGGTGAAGCGGGCCCTGGGCGCGCACGCGTACAAGGTCCCGATGAGCTCCATCAAGTCGATGGTCGGCCACTCCCTCGGCGCTATCGGCGCCATCGAGATCGCCGCGTGCGTCCTGGCCCTCAAGCACCAGACGGTGCCGCCGACGGCCAACTACGAGACCGCGGACCCCGAGTGCGATCTCGACTACGTACCCCGCACCGCGCGGCCCCTCAAGCTGCGCAGCGTGCTCTCGGTCGGCAGCGGCTTCGGCGGGTTCCAGTCCGCCGTCGCCATGACCAGAACAGGCGGGAGGACCCCATGA
- a CDS encoding ketosynthase chain-length factor: protein MNTPAHRRSVITGIGVVAPNGTGAGAFWKQTQEGVSVLDTVSREGCENLPLRVAGEVRDFDPVAFIEERFLVQTDRFTHYAMAAADLALDDARLGRADYEGAPFKVGVVTAAGSGGGEFGQRELQRLWGEGSRFVGPYQSIAWFYAASTGQISIRGGFKGPCAVVASDEAGGLDALMHAARSIRRGTDAVVVGAAEAPLAPYSVVCQLGYEDLSLCDDPTRAYRPFTADACGFVPAEGGAMLVVEEETTALERGAKVRAELAGHAATFTGAARWEESRAGLARAIEGALREADCAPEEIDVVFADALGVPSADRAEALAIADALGAHGRRVPVTAPKTGTGRAYCGAPVLDTSAAVLAMEHGMVPPTPNVFDVCHDLDVVTGRARPAELRTALVLSRGLMGSNSALVLRRPTDTPL, encoded by the coding sequence ATGAACACCCCGGCACACCGCCGCTCCGTCATCACGGGGATCGGTGTCGTCGCCCCCAACGGGACCGGCGCCGGTGCTTTCTGGAAGCAGACGCAGGAAGGGGTCAGTGTCCTCGACACGGTGTCCCGCGAGGGCTGCGAGAACCTCCCGCTGCGCGTCGCGGGCGAGGTCAGGGACTTCGACCCGGTCGCCTTCATCGAGGAGCGCTTCCTCGTCCAGACCGACCGCTTCACGCACTACGCGATGGCAGCCGCCGATCTCGCCCTGGACGACGCACGGCTCGGGCGCGCGGACTACGAGGGCGCGCCGTTCAAGGTGGGCGTGGTCACCGCCGCCGGTTCCGGCGGCGGTGAGTTCGGCCAGCGCGAGCTGCAACGGCTGTGGGGCGAGGGCTCCCGTTTCGTCGGCCCGTACCAGTCCATCGCCTGGTTCTACGCGGCGAGCACCGGCCAGATCTCGATCCGCGGCGGATTCAAGGGGCCGTGCGCAGTCGTCGCCAGCGACGAGGCCGGCGGCCTGGACGCGCTCATGCACGCCGCGCGGTCCATCCGCCGGGGAACGGACGCGGTCGTGGTCGGCGCGGCCGAGGCACCCCTCGCGCCGTACTCGGTCGTCTGCCAGCTCGGCTACGAGGACCTCAGCCTCTGCGACGACCCCACCCGCGCCTACCGGCCGTTCACCGCGGACGCCTGCGGATTCGTACCCGCCGAGGGCGGCGCCATGCTGGTGGTCGAGGAGGAGACGACGGCTCTCGAACGCGGCGCGAAGGTACGGGCAGAACTGGCCGGCCACGCCGCGACCTTCACCGGCGCGGCCCGCTGGGAGGAGTCCCGGGCGGGACTGGCCCGGGCCATCGAAGGCGCGCTCCGCGAGGCGGACTGCGCGCCGGAGGAGATCGACGTCGTGTTCGCCGACGCCCTCGGCGTGCCCTCGGCGGACCGGGCCGAGGCCCTCGCGATCGCCGACGCCCTGGGCGCGCACGGACGCCGGGTCCCGGTGACCGCGCCCAAGACCGGCACCGGCCGCGCCTACTGCGGCGCACCTGTGCTCGACACCTCCGCCGCCGTGCTCGCCATGGAACACGGCATGGTCCCGCCGACGCCCAACGTCTTCGACGTGTGCCACGACCTGGACGTGGTCACCGGGCGCGCGCGCCCCGCCGAACTGCGCACCGCGCTCGTCCTGAGCCGCGGGCTGATGGGCTCGAACTCGGCCCTGGTGCTGCGCCGCCCCACCGACACCCCGCTCTGA
- a CDS encoding acyl carrier protein: MTAQLTYEELAALMKSGAGLTVDPSEMASRPGSAFDAYGLDSLGLLGIVAALENRYGHPLPVDADRCKTPGEFLDLVNNTLVTGA, from the coding sequence ATGACCGCTCAGCTGACGTACGAAGAACTGGCCGCGCTGATGAAGAGCGGCGCCGGCCTGACGGTCGACCCGTCGGAGATGGCGAGCCGCCCCGGCTCCGCCTTCGACGCGTACGGCCTCGACTCGCTCGGCCTGCTCGGCATCGTGGCCGCGCTGGAGAACAGGTACGGCCACCCGCTGCCGGTCGATGCCGACCGGTGCAAGACGCCCGGCGAGTTCCTCGACCTCGTGAACAACACTCTCGTGACAG